A genome region from Ptiloglossa arizonensis isolate GNS036 chromosome 4, iyPtiAriz1_principal, whole genome shotgun sequence includes the following:
- the Flfl gene encoding serine/threonine-protein phosphatase 4 regulatory subunit 3 flfl — protein sequence MTDTRRRVKLYALNADRQWDDRGTGHVSSSYVDRLKGISLLVRAESDGSVLLESRIQPDTAYQKQQDTLIVWSEGDNFDLALSFQEKAGCDEIWEKICQVQGKDPSVEITQDIVEESEDERFDDMSDAAPPIELPPCELSRLEDINELIGNCLSSQMRKDKLALALESEGYIKKLLNLFHTCEDLENIEGLHHLYDIFKNIFLLNKNTLFEVMFSDDTIFDVVGCLEYEPTLPQPKRHREYLRQLARFKQAIPITNAELLAKIHQTYRVQYIQDVVLPTPSVFEDNMLNTLSSFIFFNKVEIVTLIQDDEKFLTELFRQLTDEATSDSKRRDLVLFLKEFCNFSQNLQPQGKEAFYKTLTALGILPALEITLAMNDAQTKTASIDILTYIVEYSPSVVRDYTLQQINNTEQDQMLINVIVAQLVGDSDPELGGAVQLAGVLRLLLDPENMLASVNKSEKTDFLNYFYKNSIGTLIAPLLANTIGERPAREDYRTVQLLGLILELLSFCVEHHTYHIKNCILNKDLLKRILVLMKSTHTFLVLCALRFMRKIVALKDEFYNRYIIKGNLFAPVFDAFVRNNGRYNLLDSAILEMFEFIKLEDIKSLCSHVVENFSKELEAIDYVQTFKALKLRYEQHQDKLKDRDRAALDSVPSILRNSRYRRDQRQLDEEEEMWFNEEEDFDEGEAVVPAAAADLVPPASAKKQSSTSNSALNPALAESKSHHQQQQQQQSVLNNNTANNNITSQQSQINNSTTATNESPITSEINPNSAIGTVEKTGTALFKKGLVDYEGDSDEEDEDTEVTPSPKRQRLS from the exons ATGACGGATACACGCAGAAGAGTAAAGTTGTATGCGCTCAATGCTGATCGACAGTGGGATGATCGTGGTACAGGTCATGTTTCTTCTTCGTATGTAGATAGACTGAAAGGAATTTCACTTTTAGTCAGAGCAGAGAGCGATGGTTCTGTTTTATTGGAAAGTAGAATACAACCTGACACTGCATATCAAAAGCAACAg gaTACTTTAATAGTATGGTCAGAaggagataattttgatttagCCTTAAGTTTTCAAGAAAAGGCTGGCTGTGATGAAATTTGGGAGAAGATATGTCAAGTTCAAGGCAAAGATCCATCCGTTGAAATTACGCAAGATATTGTAGAAGAATCAGAAGATGAGCGGTTTGATGACATGTCAGATGCTGCACCCCCCATAGAATTGCCACCATGTGAATTAAGTCGTTTGGAAGATATTAATGAATTAATAGGAAATTGCTTATCTTCTCAAATGAGGAAAGATAAACTAGCATTGGCTTTAGAATCGGAGGGCTATATTAAGAAACTATTAAATCTGTTTCATACATGTGAGGATTTAGAGAACATTGAAGGATTGCATCATCTTTAtgacatatttaaaaatattttcctacttAATAAGAACACATTATTTGAAGTTATGTTTAGTGATGATACGATTTTCGATGTTGTTGGATGTTTAGAATACGAGCCAACATTACCTCAGCCAAAGAGGCATAGAGAATATCTTCGACAGTTAGCCAGATTTAAGCAAGCAATTCCTATTACAAATGCTGAACTGCTAGCTAAAATTCACCAAACGTATCGAGTTCAATACATTCAGGATGTAGTTTTACCAACTCCAAGTGTATTTGAAGATAATATGTTAAATACACTGAGTagctttatattttttaataaggtTGAAATAGTAACTCTGATACAAGATGATGAGAAATTCCTTACAGAACTATTCCGTCAGTTAACAGACGAAGCAACATCAGATAGTAAAAGACGCGATCTAGTTCTTTTCTTAAAAGAATTTTGTAACTTTTCTCAGAATCTTCAACCGCAAGGAAAGGAGGCCTTTTATAAAACTTTAACAGCCCTTGGTATTTTACCTGCATTAGAAATTACTCTGGCAATGAATGATGCCCAAACAAAAACAGCCAGTATAGATATATTGACTTATATAGTGGAATATTCTCCAAGTGTTGTTCGAGATTACACGTTacaacaaataaataatacagaacAGGACCAAATGTTAATAAATGTAATAGTTGCTCAACTCGTTGGTGATAGTGACCCAGAGTTGGGTGGAGCAGTACAATTAGCTGGTGTATTACGTCTGCTCCTCGATCCAGAGAACATGTTGGCTTCCGTTAATAAATCAGAAAAGACTGATTTCTTGAACTACTTTTACAAAAATAGTATTGGAACATTGATAGCACCTCTTTTAGCAAACACCATTGGAGAGCGACCAGCAAGAGAAGATTATAGAACAGTACAGCTTTTAGGATTGATCTTAGAGCTACTGTCATTTTGTGTAGAGCATCATACATACCACATCAAGAATTGCATATTAAACAAAGATCTACTCAAACGGATACTTGTTTTAATGAAAtcaacacatacctttttagTATTGTGTGCTTTAAGGTTTATGAGAAAGATTGTAGCTCTAAAGGATGAATTTTACAATAGATATATCATCAAGGGAAATTTATTTGCACCTGTATTTGATGCATTTGTAAGAAACAATGGTAGATATAATCTGTTGGATTCTGCTATTCTTGAAATGTTTGAGTTTATTAAATTG gAGGATATTAAATCCTTATGTTCACACgttgttgaaaatttttcaaaagaacTGGAAGCAATCGATTATGTACAAACGTTTAaagctttgaaattaaggtacgaGCAACATCAAGATAAGTTAAAGGATCGAGACAGAGCAGCTCTTGacag TGTTCCATCCATATTGAGAAATAGTCGATACAGAAGGGACCAGAGACAATTAGATGAGGAAGAAGAAATGTGGTTCAATGAAGAGGAAGACTTTGATGAGGGTGAGGCAGTCgtaccagcagcagcagcagatcTTGTGCCTCCAGCTTCAGCTAAGAAACAGTCATCAACATCAAATTCTGCACTTAATCCTGCTCTTGCAGAATCTAAAAGTCATCatcagcaacaacagcaacagcaatctGTGTTGAACAATAATACAGCTAATAATAACATTACCTCGCAGCAATCACAAATCAACAATAGTACAACAGCAACGAATGAATCTCCAATTACTTCGGAAATAAATCCAAACTCGGCCATTGGCACGGTAGAAAAAACTGGAACTGCATTATTTAAAAAG GGTCTGGTCGATTACGAAGGTGATTCAGATGAAGAAGACGAGGATACGGAGGTAACACCTTCCCCGAAACGGCAAAGATTGTCATAG
- the LOC143145114 gene encoding cilia- and flagella-associated protein 36 produces MNDKDDSAWVFDSLIGFLQGPIWSAPLITFIEEKSLIFEADVEENDQYQKIYQEYKNLVDLLLGCFMEDMGITPEQFEYACTVNKYTKMPIQFQQNLFEQIWAANEYEIFKRMMIQKNLELQLQALNMIEQKYGLTPASLMYETDGLHDDTLVMEEIIQKHALDDDPEEEPDVSSETSLIKEHERLSAKYNNERALLEEALMASQEEKTPETESSSTPADEEDEEEQEETEENASKIARTIPLGPAASEDSKSNEQSVSEEDVKKRQAYLKARRDKLVALKKEARSQRLEMNSTRPSSARTVAEATIKGERELKLPEPLEPSILQVRKALAARLQAEVVRKQTN; encoded by the exons ATGAACGACAAAGACGATAGCGCCTGGGTCTTCGACTCCCTGATCGGTTTTCTTCAGGGTCCGATTTGGTCCGCGCCTCTGATCACCTTCATAGAGGAGAAATCGCTCA TATTCGAAGCGGACGTCGAAGAAAACGACCAGTACCAGAAGATATATCAAGAGTACAAAAATTTGGTGGATTTATTGCTCGGTTGTTTTATGGAAGACATGGGGATCACTCCGGAGCAATTCGAGTATGCTTGTACCGTCAACAAATATACGAAAATGCCTATACAGTTCCAACAA AATCTGTTCGAGCAAATATGGGCAGCGAACGAGTACGAAATATTCAAGAGGATGATGATACAGAAGAACCTGGAACTGCAGTTGCAGGCTTTGAACATGATCGAGCAGAAGTATGGTCTGACGCCCGCATCCTTGATGTACGAAACGGACGGATTGCACGATGACACATTGGTCATGGAAGAAATAATTCA GAAACACGCTTTAGACGATGACCCGGAAGAAGAACCGGACGTGTCATCGGAAACATCGCTCATCAAGGAGCACGAACGCTTGTCGGCCAAATACAACAACGAAAGAGCGTTATTGGAAGAAGCTCTGATGGCGTCACAGGAGGAAAAAACACCAGAAACGGAATCGTCGTCGACGCCGGCTgacgaagaggacgaagaggaACAGGAGGAAACGGAGGAGAACGCTTCGAAAATCGCAAGAACAATTCCGCTTGGTCCGGCTGCGTCCGAGgattcgaaatcgaacgaacaaagt GTGTCGGAGGAGGACGTAAAGAAGAGGCAAGCTTATTTAAAGGCCAGACGGGACAAGTTAGTGGCTCTGAAGAAGGAGGCGAGAAGTCAACGGTTAGAGATGAATTCGACACGACCGAGTTCAGCCAGAACGGTCGCCGAAGCGACCATAAAGGGAGAACGTGAACTAAAATTACCGGAACCTCTGGAACCGTCCATACTCCAAGTACGCAAAGCACTCGCGGCTCGCCTCCAAGCCGAGGTTGTGCGCAAGCAAACGAACTAA
- the Lhfpl gene encoding LHFPL tetraspan subfamily member 5 protein isoform X1, whose protein sequence is MKMGSKIEYVESSHMYATNYIRNSKAIGVLWGIFTICYAIIGVVAFVTPEWLGDLEHENPGRFGLWTRCSYGGNGELGEECIGRLDDLSTIVNVPFRASTILVGVAVIIALLTICAMLLFFFCQSTTVFYLCAWMQVVSAISMAIGVCIYPLGWDSPLIRAVCGAAASRYNPGACAVRWAIPLAAIAALDAATLAALAFILASRHVRLQPEPFTNGSLYKGEVNPGYVNEAQSVAGSRKSLSLRPVLLVAPPEQDRYSELSRAKSHSHHSLYTPAPSHPAHTMSTNTLNHSQHNFQL, encoded by the exons AT GAAAATGGGATCGAAGATAGAGTACGTGGAGTCCTCTCACATGTACGCGACGAATTACATACGTAATTCGAAGGCGATCGGTGTCCTGTGGGGTATCTTCACCATATGCTACGCCATAATCGGAGTTGTGGCTTTTGTCACGCCGGAATGGCTCGGGGACCTGGAACACGAGAATCCCGGAAGATTCGGCCTGTGGACCAGGTGCAGTTACGGCGGGAATG GTGAGTTGGGAGAAGAATGTATCGGCAGACTGGACGACCTATCGACGATCGTCAACGTTCCTTTCAGGGCGAGCACGATTCTGGTCGGCGTCGCGGTGATAATCGCTCTATTGACAATCTGCGCCatgcttctcttcttcttctgtcAGAGCACGACCGTGTTTTACCTTTGCGCCTGGATGCAAGTGGTGTCAG CGATATCCATGGCCATCGGAGTCTGCATTTATCCTCTCGGCTGGGACTCGCCGCTAATTCGAGCTGTTTGCGGTGCAGCTGCATCCAG ATACAATCCAGGAGCCTGCGCCGTTAGATGGGCGATACCGTTAGCAGCTATTGCAGCTTTAGACGCCGCTACCCTGGCCGCGCTTGCTTTCATTTTGGCCTCCAGACACGTTAGATTGCAACCGGAGCCTTTTACCAATGGTTCCCTGTACAAAG GTGAAGTGAACCCTGGATACGTGAACGAAGCGCAGAGCGTCGCCGGATCACGGAAATCCCTGTCCCTGAGACCAGTCCTCTTGGTTGCTCCTCCGGAACAGGACCGCTACAGTGAACTCTCCAGAGCGAAGTCTCATTCGCATCACAGCCTTTACACACCAGCACCGTCGCATCCGGCTCACACGATGTCGACGAACACCTTGAATCACTCCCAACACAATTTCCAATTGTAG
- the Lhfpl gene encoding LHFPL tetraspan subfamily member 5 protein isoform X2 has protein sequence MGSKIEYVESSHMYATNYIRNSKAIGVLWGIFTICYAIIGVVAFVTPEWLGDLEHENPGRFGLWTRCSYGGNGELGEECIGRLDDLSTIVNVPFRASTILVGVAVIIALLTICAMLLFFFCQSTTVFYLCAWMQVVSAISMAIGVCIYPLGWDSPLIRAVCGAAASRYNPGACAVRWAIPLAAIAALDAATLAALAFILASRHVRLQPEPFTNGSLYKGEVNPGYVNEAQSVAGSRKSLSLRPVLLVAPPEQDRYSELSRAKSHSHHSLYTPAPSHPAHTMSTNTLNHSQHNFQL, from the exons ATGGGATCGAAGATAGAGTACGTGGAGTCCTCTCACATGTACGCGACGAATTACATACGTAATTCGAAGGCGATCGGTGTCCTGTGGGGTATCTTCACCATATGCTACGCCATAATCGGAGTTGTGGCTTTTGTCACGCCGGAATGGCTCGGGGACCTGGAACACGAGAATCCCGGAAGATTCGGCCTGTGGACCAGGTGCAGTTACGGCGGGAATG GTGAGTTGGGAGAAGAATGTATCGGCAGACTGGACGACCTATCGACGATCGTCAACGTTCCTTTCAGGGCGAGCACGATTCTGGTCGGCGTCGCGGTGATAATCGCTCTATTGACAATCTGCGCCatgcttctcttcttcttctgtcAGAGCACGACCGTGTTTTACCTTTGCGCCTGGATGCAAGTGGTGTCAG CGATATCCATGGCCATCGGAGTCTGCATTTATCCTCTCGGCTGGGACTCGCCGCTAATTCGAGCTGTTTGCGGTGCAGCTGCATCCAG ATACAATCCAGGAGCCTGCGCCGTTAGATGGGCGATACCGTTAGCAGCTATTGCAGCTTTAGACGCCGCTACCCTGGCCGCGCTTGCTTTCATTTTGGCCTCCAGACACGTTAGATTGCAACCGGAGCCTTTTACCAATGGTTCCCTGTACAAAG GTGAAGTGAACCCTGGATACGTGAACGAAGCGCAGAGCGTCGCCGGATCACGGAAATCCCTGTCCCTGAGACCAGTCCTCTTGGTTGCTCCTCCGGAACAGGACCGCTACAGTGAACTCTCCAGAGCGAAGTCTCATTCGCATCACAGCCTTTACACACCAGCACCGTCGCATCCGGCTCACACGATGTCGACGAACACCTTGAATCACTCCCAACACAATTTCCAATTGTAG